A DNA window from Leptospira langatensis contains the following coding sequences:
- a CDS encoding lysophospholipid acyltransferase family protein, translated as MSSKKIQKPHPGSSERARKALRWFGRIYGSLFYKTEVYGLENVPKNGKVLVLSKHQRNDDIPLGLSKALYHRRMDIWAIMKDSLASPMFFDFFLRCGGIPLNRKEPRKSKNDLLFAKKVLGEGNMLVIFPEQTTVPYKMGKGRPGGFRFIVGRPEEPLPVLCLGLEYKPNGFLRRTSLIVRAGKLRYLTADMDPEDFLHDCMHEIAGLTSLKYPFEQSKKSTDLELEEVTL; from the coding sequence ATGTCATCCAAGAAAATACAAAAGCCTCATCCTGGAAGTTCGGAAAGAGCCAGAAAAGCGTTACGCTGGTTCGGAAGAATCTACGGATCCTTATTCTATAAGACGGAAGTCTATGGACTAGAGAATGTACCTAAAAACGGCAAAGTCCTCGTATTGTCCAAACACCAGAGAAACGACGATATTCCTTTAGGACTCTCCAAAGCACTATATCATAGAAGAATGGATATCTGGGCCATTATGAAAGATTCCTTGGCTTCTCCTATGTTTTTCGATTTTTTCCTTCGTTGTGGAGGGATCCCTCTCAACCGGAAAGAGCCCAGAAAGAGCAAAAACGATCTACTCTTCGCAAAGAAAGTACTCGGCGAAGGGAATATGCTCGTGATCTTTCCAGAACAAACCACAGTTCCTTATAAAATGGGAAAAGGCCGTCCCGGAGGATTTCGATTTATCGTCGGAAGACCGGAAGAACCTCTTCCTGTTCTATGCCTGGGACTGGAATATAAACCGAACGGATTTTTGCGAAGGACCAGCCTCATCGTTCGAGCAGGAAAGCTCAGATATTTAACGGCAGATATGGATCCCGAAGACTTCCTACATGATTGCATGCATGAAATTGCCGGCCTCACCAGCCTAAAATACCCCTTCGAACAGAGCAAAAAATCGACAGATCTCGAATTGGAAGAAGTTACCCTCTAA
- a CDS encoding tetratricopeptide repeat protein produces MNKLIKIALVLSISTAIYAESDTASIESSLTNYTPESEIQLANKLTALGSLKQKTRDYEGAIGFYDQSLAVRSKMGDKESKGYALVLYLKSISEFRLGKSCQAVENIKEVIQVYQKIGDLDSAMHAEEEGLKKYQEACSLAFAKQPSLTLNKD; encoded by the coding sequence ATGAACAAATTAATTAAAATTGCCTTAGTTTTAAGCATCTCCACTGCAATTTATGCAGAATCCGATACTGCGTCGATCGAATCTTCGCTCACAAACTATACACCTGAATCGGAAATCCAGCTAGCAAATAAGCTAACCGCCTTGGGAAGCTTAAAACAAAAGACCCGGGACTATGAAGGTGCAATTGGTTTTTATGATCAGTCCTTAGCGGTCAGATCGAAAATGGGAGATAAAGAAAGCAAAGGATACGCTTTGGTACTTTACCTAAAATCGATCTCCGAGTTCCGCCTTGGTAAATCCTGCCAAGCAGTTGAGAACATTAAAGAAGTTATCCAAGTATACCAAAAGATTGGTGACCTAGACTCCGCTATGCACGCGGAAGAAGAAGGTCTGAAAAAATACCAGGAAGCATGCAGCCTGGCTTTCGCTAAACAGCCAAGCTTGACTCTGAACAAGGACTGA
- the hpf gene encoding ribosome hibernation-promoting factor, HPF/YfiA family → MKIVFNWKNLDHSGTAEDYAGKKLERVSKYIQKLVSMEISFEQVHGLISANLNLAADGSKFNAQHEDKDIYSCIDGLEDKIVKQVSKHHDKKAAH, encoded by the coding sequence ATGAAAATCGTGTTTAATTGGAAGAATTTAGATCATTCCGGTACAGCAGAAGACTATGCCGGTAAGAAATTGGAAAGGGTTTCTAAATACATACAGAAACTGGTCTCCATGGAAATTTCCTTCGAGCAGGTTCACGGATTGATCAGCGCAAATCTAAACCTTGCGGCCGACGGAAGCAAATTCAACGCACAACACGAAGACAAAGACATTTATTCCTGCATAGACGGCTTAGAAGATAAGATCGTGAAGCAGGTCAGCAAGCATCACGATAAAAAAGCCGCTCATTGA
- a CDS encoding LIMLP_12425 family protein, with amino-acid sequence MEKQVSKQPSVGAKFGIGALFQKEDADHVKLENSLVRAVSEFRSKEMQSVRLSSDFDIRLQNLLKDVSVEEETAWSKLSRNFVWNRNFQYSLSAALAVLVLAVTVGRFSSSNETSVAERSGTLSLGTDKEFIDLPSSARVDADLNSPYLSEISKNPQAKKTLSSLEQYFIEKGDYRTAQEIRQVLDSSSK; translated from the coding sequence ATGGAAAAACAAGTCAGTAAACAACCAAGTGTAGGCGCAAAGTTCGGGATCGGCGCACTCTTCCAAAAGGAAGATGCGGATCACGTTAAACTCGAAAACTCTCTAGTTCGCGCAGTCTCCGAATTCAGATCCAAGGAAATGCAAAGCGTCCGCCTTTCTTCCGATTTCGATATTCGTCTTCAGAACCTTCTCAAAGACGTTAGCGTGGAAGAAGAGACCGCTTGGTCCAAACTCTCCCGCAATTTTGTATGGAATCGCAATTTCCAATATTCATTGAGTGCGGCTCTCGCCGTTCTCGTTCTCGCGGTCACCGTGGGACGCTTCTCTTCCTCAAATGAGACGAGCGTCGCGGAAAGGTCCGGAACTCTGTCCCTCGGAACGGATAAGGAGTTCATCGACCTTCCTTCCTCCGCAAGAGTAGACGCCGACCTCAATTCTCCTTACCTCTCCGAAATCTCCAAAAACCCCCAAGCAAAGAAAACTCTTTCCTCCCTGGAACAGTATTTTATCGAAAAGGGAGATTACAGGACCGCTCAGGAGATCCGCCAGGTTTTGGATTCTTCCAGCAAATAA
- a CDS encoding RNA polymerase sigma factor has product MIETDNPHRKQTVRDKEIQLLKQIKEGDDKAYIELTGPYRERLYRKAVSMVKDGDDAEDIVQDALISGYRSIRNFRAESGVYTWLYRIVVNKSKDLLAKRKRARENSMDDSEFQVTDDRISFEKKVELSDESNYLINKINELEDIYKEVIELRYFEEMSYSQIAEILGTNIGTVKSRLFKAKEFLKHLIMKDGKGEGFFR; this is encoded by the coding sequence ATGATAGAAACTGACAACCCACATCGCAAGCAAACTGTCCGAGACAAAGAGATCCAACTCCTAAAACAGATCAAGGAAGGGGATGATAAGGCATATATAGAGCTAACCGGGCCGTATAGAGAAAGATTATATCGAAAGGCAGTCTCCATGGTCAAGGACGGGGACGACGCCGAGGACATAGTCCAGGATGCCCTTATTTCAGGTTATAGATCCATTCGGAATTTCCGGGCAGAATCCGGAGTATACACCTGGCTGTACCGGATCGTAGTAAACAAGTCCAAGGACCTTCTGGCCAAGAGAAAGAGAGCCAGGGAGAACTCCATGGACGATTCCGAGTTCCAGGTGACGGATGATAGGATCAGCTTTGAAAAAAAAGTAGAACTTTCCGACGAGAGTAACTATCTAATCAACAAAATCAACGAACTCGAGGATATATATAAAGAGGTCATCGAGCTCCGGTATTTCGAGGAAATGTCTTATTCGCAAATTGCGGAAATCCTCGGAACCAATATCGGAACAGTTAAAAGCCGGCTCTTCAAGGCAAAGGAATTTCTGAAGCATCTCATCATGAAGGATGGGAAGGGCGAAGGCTTTTTTAGGTAA
- a CDS encoding PilZ domain-containing protein — translation MSDFDHKPRSPRFYPRDFNEYIVQVDSGLITLEGKLGNISESGICVLMSGEDLANSIVVEGSVIERKTGKRLEFLGDVVWKIPKKIESKQRFLYGIRFRNPLELTESLILINLSLEG, via the coding sequence ATGAGCGATTTCGACCACAAGCCTAGGAGTCCTAGATTCTATCCTAGGGACTTCAACGAATATATTGTGCAAGTGGATTCGGGACTCATCACTCTAGAAGGAAAGCTAGGGAATATCTCTGAGTCCGGGATCTGCGTTCTCATGAGCGGGGAAGATCTTGCCAATTCTATCGTGGTCGAGGGTTCCGTGATCGAAAGAAAGACCGGAAAACGATTGGAATTTCTCGGCGATGTAGTCTGGAAGATCCCGAAAAAGATCGAGTCCAAGCAAAGGTTTCTCTATGGGATCCGATTTCGGAATCCGCTCGAGCTCACGGAATCCCTCATCTTGATCAACCTTTCTCTCGAAGGTTAA
- a CDS encoding MBOAT family O-acyltransferase: MIFPTLEFFLFFSFVFLVHWYLLPFLFPNHETRKKAVHIFLLLMSYIFYMSWNWKFGGLILLSTVIDFVLADLIHESKSPRAKKWMIVTSLVLNLVFILGFFKYYDFLSHNLNSLLQYLGMPGLFPILKIVLPVGVSFYTFQSLSYTIDVYRGVIPSEKNFIRFALFVSFFPQLVAGPIVTAKSFLPQLQTEKRLEDIPFRKAIRYFLLGYFKKVILSDNISPISDLIFQDPTAYSTGALWLAALLFWVQVYCDFSGYTDMAYATALLLGYELPENFRMPYISQSVTEHWRRWHITLSSWLRDYVYISLGGNRAGKFRHRFNVWFTMFVAGIWHGANWTFFVWGSIQGGFLMIESMLKEWKAQFFPDLHVSPFWEKVLTPTRILYASIVCITFGVIFRAANLDLAFQFIHGMYSYQAGDLRPYMLKQGVPAILAVILGHYLGWLIFEKGKQFRIPVWLEFSLYPILVLVFAILSPDGEIPFIYFDF; this comes from the coding sequence TTGATCTTTCCCACACTGGAATTCTTCCTCTTCTTCTCCTTTGTCTTTTTAGTTCACTGGTATCTATTACCTTTCCTTTTTCCGAACCACGAGACCCGCAAGAAAGCAGTCCATATTTTCCTACTGCTCATGAGCTATATCTTCTACATGAGCTGGAACTGGAAGTTCGGCGGACTCATTCTTCTCTCTACTGTTATCGATTTTGTCCTCGCAGATCTGATCCATGAATCCAAGAGCCCAAGAGCTAAAAAATGGATGATTGTGACGAGTCTCGTATTGAACCTAGTCTTCATTTTAGGATTCTTTAAATATTACGATTTTCTAAGTCATAATCTGAATTCCCTTTTACAGTATTTGGGAATGCCGGGGCTCTTTCCTATCCTGAAGATAGTGCTACCTGTGGGAGTTTCCTTCTATACTTTTCAGAGTTTGAGTTATACGATCGATGTGTACAGGGGAGTCATCCCTTCCGAAAAGAATTTCATTCGATTTGCACTCTTCGTTTCCTTCTTCCCTCAATTAGTGGCGGGACCCATCGTCACCGCTAAAAGCTTTCTTCCCCAATTGCAAACGGAGAAGAGGCTGGAAGATATCCCGTTCCGAAAGGCGATACGTTATTTTCTCTTGGGATATTTTAAGAAGGTTATACTCTCCGACAATATATCCCCCATTTCAGATCTGATCTTTCAGGACCCGACTGCGTATTCAACGGGGGCACTCTGGCTGGCTGCACTCCTTTTCTGGGTGCAGGTATACTGCGATTTTAGCGGATACACGGACATGGCCTATGCAACGGCACTTCTTCTCGGCTATGAGCTCCCCGAAAACTTTAGGATGCCATATATCTCTCAATCCGTTACGGAGCACTGGAGAAGGTGGCATATCACTCTTTCTTCTTGGCTGAGAGATTACGTCTATATCTCCTTAGGCGGGAATCGAGCCGGAAAATTCCGACATAGATTCAATGTATGGTTTACCATGTTCGTAGCGGGGATCTGGCATGGGGCCAACTGGACCTTCTTTGTTTGGGGATCCATACAAGGCGGATTCTTAATGATAGAGTCTATGCTAAAAGAATGGAAGGCTCAATTCTTTCCGGATCTACATGTTTCCCCTTTCTGGGAGAAGGTGCTGACTCCCACTCGGATCCTCTATGCGAGCATCGTCTGTATCACGTTTGGCGTTATCTTTAGAGCGGCGAACCTGGATCTGGCCTTCCAGTTCATACACGGAATGTATTCCTACCAAGCAGGCGACCTAAGACCATATATGTTGAAGCAGGGAGTTCCTGCGATTCTCGCAGTGATCCTCGGACATTATCTGGGTTGGCTGATCTTCGAGAAGGGAAAGCAGTTCCGTATACCGGTCTGGTTGGAATTTTCCCTCTACCCGATACTCGTGCTTGTCTTCGCAATTCTCAGTCCGGACGGAGAGATCCCTTTCATCTACTTTGATTTCTAA
- a CDS encoding DUF3332 family protein, translated as MAKNVLKKIVLSVMLVGITFGSLANCFGKFALVRVFYNANDGINVGGGLLAKIVKTILFYIPFGFLMAIGGFIDFLLFNLIEFWSGSNPVGLNEYDQEGKFAKSFEKEGEKLTLIYSNFGARLDLTAVSKEGKSETLTAFRAQPGKFFVEKEGKLSEVAVTSQTVGSQVILKLTEQGKLKSSKVVEAKTLEDLELKAAGTL; from the coding sequence ATGGCTAAAAATGTCCTAAAAAAAATCGTCCTCTCAGTGATGCTAGTCGGGATCACTTTCGGTTCCTTGGCAAATTGCTTCGGTAAATTCGCTCTAGTCAGAGTATTCTACAATGCGAATGATGGGATCAACGTAGGCGGCGGACTTCTCGCTAAGATCGTGAAAACTATCCTGTTCTATATTCCTTTCGGATTCCTAATGGCGATCGGTGGTTTTATCGATTTCCTTCTATTCAACCTGATCGAGTTCTGGTCCGGAAGCAACCCTGTAGGATTGAACGAATACGACCAAGAAGGCAAATTCGCTAAATCCTTCGAGAAAGAGGGAGAAAAACTGACTCTAATTTATTCAAACTTCGGAGCAAGATTGGACCTGACCGCAGTTTCTAAAGAAGGAAAGTCAGAGACCTTAACTGCATTCCGTGCTCAGCCGGGCAAATTCTTTGTAGAAAAAGAAGGGAAACTTTCCGAAGTCGCTGTGACTTCTCAAACTGTAGGATCCCAAGTAATCTTGAAATTGACCGAACAAGGTAAATTAAAATCTTCTAAAGTAGTAGAAGCTAAGACTCTTGAAGATCTAGAATTGAAAGCTGCAGGAACCCTTTAA
- a CDS encoding DUF192 domain-containing protein translates to MKSLKLSLLFGCFLLPWAGWGEYNSPLYLEKTTIYVGEHPLLVEVANTEESRQRGLMFRKKLGENEGMLFIFPSEDHLTFWMKNTLIPLSIGYFNKDKRMTDTFEMLPNQTKTLYHSSERVMYAVEANKGWFAKHNLGKFSVLKVESRFVGK, encoded by the coding sequence ATGAAGTCCCTCAAGCTTTCTCTTTTATTTGGATGTTTCCTTCTTCCTTGGGCAGGTTGGGGAGAATACAATTCTCCTCTCTACTTGGAGAAGACTACGATCTATGTGGGAGAACATCCTTTGCTCGTAGAAGTTGCCAATACGGAGGAGAGCAGACAAAGAGGGCTCATGTTCCGCAAGAAGTTGGGAGAGAATGAAGGAATGCTATTCATCTTTCCGAGCGAAGACCATCTTACCTTTTGGATGAAGAACACTCTTATTCCTCTTAGCATCGGTTATTTCAACAAGGACAAGAGAATGACGGACACATTCGAGATGCTTCCGAACCAGACCAAGACATTATATCATTCTAGCGAAAGAGTGATGTACGCTGTCGAGGCGAATAAGGGCTGGTTTGCTAAGCATAACCTTGGCAAATTCTCAGTCTTAAAAGTGGAAAGTCGGTTTGTAGGAAAGTAG
- a CDS encoding enoyl-CoA hydratase/isomerase family protein, translating to MSESLVQIKKEGAIAILEINRPSALNALNEEVLTELRSSFQDLEKEAEIRVVIITGQGKAFVAGADIAKMKDLDANGAEKFASLGQGAFDTIQNSRLISIAAVNGFALGGGLELTLACDIRVGSEKAKLGLPEVSLGLIPGFGGTQRLSRLVGYGRAAELIFTGDMISAEEAYRIGLLNKLVKEGEDLLEVAKTIAGSILKKGPKAVQIAKRVILEGLDTQFSKGQELEKKEFSNLFSGTESKEGMGAFLEKRPPKF from the coding sequence ATGAGCGAATCATTGGTACAAATCAAAAAAGAAGGTGCGATCGCAATACTGGAGATCAACAGGCCTTCCGCGTTGAACGCATTGAACGAAGAGGTCCTGACTGAACTTCGATCTTCTTTTCAAGACTTGGAAAAGGAAGCCGAGATCAGAGTCGTCATTATCACAGGACAGGGAAAGGCATTCGTGGCAGGCGCTGACATCGCTAAGATGAAGGATCTGGACGCAAACGGAGCGGAGAAATTCGCATCTCTCGGCCAAGGAGCCTTTGACACGATCCAGAATAGCCGTTTGATCTCCATTGCTGCAGTGAACGGATTTGCATTGGGAGGAGGATTGGAACTCACTCTCGCCTGCGATATCAGAGTAGGATCAGAAAAAGCTAAATTAGGATTACCTGAAGTATCTCTAGGACTTATCCCTGGATTCGGAGGCACCCAAAGACTTTCCAGGCTCGTCGGATACGGAAGAGCTGCAGAGCTTATCTTTACGGGGGATATGATCTCCGCAGAAGAAGCCTATCGTATCGGACTACTGAATAAACTGGTGAAAGAAGGAGAGGATCTTCTCGAAGTAGCCAAGACCATTGCGGGATCCATATTGAAAAAAGGACCAAAAGCGGTCCAAATCGCAAAACGAGTCATCTTAGAAGGACTGGATACCCAATTCTCCAAAGGCCAAGAGCTGGAGAAGAAAGAATTCTCAAACTTATTCTCCGGAACAGAATCCAAGGAAGGAATGGGTGCCTTCTTGGAAAAAAGACCTCCTAAATTCTAA
- a CDS encoding PP2C family protein-serine/threonine phosphatase, translating to MNQSGKKATGILNPLAFLEREFNYREVSAWKDFVRIDQSFIRLAFVLHFLVYFLLLIPEIRDSPRGGIYFGFILSLNILSLVLSFQRKYLPAVIHGTNVTITFLIMMVLNESFYSFDDLHSLQLYNNYFLLVGFLVLFQMFRLKVKGCLLTAFYSIVLHLGFTYFKLKDGPIPGFPLVLLVPDAVYLIMSLIGITIVVIVRRLVHISSELDSDYRFLQHELQIARKVQETLFPEDISIKGFKYEIYRSTPNEIGGDFYDFIQLREGNTGVFLTDIAGHGIASALVASFIKIMVATMPYRLKLHPVRLLEYLDETLLRQFKSHHASAVYIFFDFISKEIHFANGGHPYLMHSQNGNEFREIETTGSILGFGIKRPIAELVSLPILSGERLFLYTDGLIENRNPQGKQLGSEGLLEILNRNSRISDLKQFKDAIQMELFAFFGDAEFEDDTLFLIIEME from the coding sequence ATGAATCAATCCGGTAAAAAAGCAACAGGCATCCTGAATCCTCTGGCCTTCTTGGAAAGAGAGTTTAATTATAGGGAAGTCAGCGCCTGGAAGGACTTCGTACGAATCGATCAGTCGTTTATCCGACTGGCATTCGTTCTGCACTTTCTGGTATATTTCTTGTTACTCATACCCGAGATCAGGGACTCTCCTCGAGGAGGCATCTACTTCGGTTTTATTTTAAGCCTGAACATACTCAGTTTAGTCCTATCTTTTCAAAGGAAGTATCTTCCCGCAGTCATTCATGGAACGAATGTCACGATCACCTTCTTGATTATGATGGTGCTGAACGAATCGTTCTATTCTTTCGACGATCTGCATAGTTTACAATTATATAATAACTATTTCTTATTGGTCGGATTTCTGGTATTGTTCCAAATGTTCCGACTAAAAGTAAAGGGTTGTTTACTGACTGCATTCTACTCGATAGTCCTACATCTTGGATTCACTTATTTCAAATTGAAGGATGGGCCTATTCCGGGATTTCCTTTGGTACTTCTGGTCCCGGATGCGGTCTATTTGATCATGAGCCTGATCGGGATCACGATCGTAGTCATTGTGAGAAGGTTAGTCCATATTTCTTCCGAGTTGGATTCAGATTACAGGTTCTTGCAGCATGAATTGCAGATCGCAAGAAAAGTACAGGAGACCTTATTTCCGGAAGATATCAGTATCAAAGGATTTAAATACGAGATCTATCGCTCCACACCCAATGAGATCGGAGGAGATTTCTACGATTTCATTCAATTGAGGGAAGGAAATACCGGAGTGTTCCTGACGGATATCGCGGGACATGGGATCGCCTCTGCGTTAGTCGCTTCTTTCATTAAGATCATGGTCGCGACCATGCCGTATCGATTAAAATTACATCCCGTGCGGCTCTTGGAATATCTAGACGAGACCCTTCTCCGACAATTCAAATCCCATCATGCTTCCGCTGTGTATATCTTCTTCGATTTTATTTCCAAGGAGATCCATTTTGCGAACGGCGGTCATCCCTATCTAATGCATTCCCAAAATGGAAATGAGTTTAGGGAAATCGAAACAACCGGAAGTATCTTGGGTTTCGGGATCAAGAGACCGATCGCAGAGCTTGTTTCTCTTCCGATCCTTTCGGGAGAAAGGCTTTTCCTCTATACGGACGGACTCATAGAGAATCGAAATCCCCAAGGAAAACAGCTTGGAAGCGAAGGCCTTTTGGAAATCCTGAACAGAAACAGCCGTATATCGGACTTAAAACAGTTTAAGGATGCCATTCAAATGGAACTATTCGCTTTCTTTGGAGATGCGGAGTTCGAGGATGACACCCTCTTCCTGATCATAGAGATGGAGTAA
- a CDS encoding methyl-accepting chemotaxis protein, giving the protein MSIRFRISLYLSIVLISGSLILTAINSTASYFGLKSQVEIGSKMAGERYAYEVKDFLNLALGSLRGMQYLLETSRPGRDETVEALKKLAESNKYYFGTWVVFEPNAFDGRDAGFKNKTYHDATGRFVPYANKSKGAITIEPVIYYDNLDESGGFYNIPKKSQKDFIADPFDYPVGGTHVLMVSLVKPVMRGGQFSGVVGMDLAMQNLQELLGPIRPFRGEGYLTLISPNGTYAANGKDPSLVGKAIPDKEWLKEVSEGMAKGVPFSLRSGGEGHHFFPFILGNYDKSWAVEVSIPDSIFWSDLRGVILQTILSSLVIMVLILVILNLIFNRLITSGLLEAIGFSEKIADGDLTASAEIQREDEIGKLLKSMDTMKGNLSKIILDIKTSSTKLNQTSDKMAESSRNFSDVAQTQASAAEESSAAVEELAASADNVRHSMEKAIENMKEIDSNVVLLREQIGTINNEMQTLSKVASESQERAITGENAMGATNQAMDEIGESASRINEILSIITEISEKTNLLALNAAIEAARAGEAGKGFAVVAEEIGKLASQTSSSVQEIGELVDSTNNAVHNGNTKVKEASEILRKLRTSVDSFGLSAKKVLDSVSTQEKNTQDIHQSATFLMNFSLQIEEAVQEQKRATDEITKTILSISEGTQEVASGADDLTSYSGEMHGQSEGLLRSVDKFKL; this is encoded by the coding sequence ATGAGCATTCGATTCAGAATTTCCCTTTATCTCTCTATCGTATTGATATCTGGATCCTTGATCTTAACGGCGATCAATTCCACAGCCTCGTATTTTGGGCTGAAGTCCCAAGTGGAAATCGGGTCCAAGATGGCAGGGGAAAGATATGCTTACGAAGTTAAGGATTTCTTAAACCTGGCGCTCGGGTCCCTGAGAGGAATGCAGTATCTTTTAGAGACCTCTCGGCCTGGTCGAGATGAAACGGTAGAAGCCCTAAAGAAGCTTGCCGAATCGAACAAATATTATTTTGGGACCTGGGTCGTATTCGAACCGAATGCATTCGACGGAAGGGATGCGGGATTTAAGAACAAGACCTATCACGATGCTACAGGAAGGTTTGTTCCTTATGCGAATAAATCCAAGGGCGCAATTACTATAGAGCCTGTAATCTATTATGATAACCTGGATGAATCAGGAGGATTTTATAATATTCCGAAAAAGAGCCAGAAGGATTTTATCGCGGACCCATTCGATTATCCTGTAGGTGGGACACATGTACTCATGGTCTCTCTTGTTAAACCGGTGATGAGAGGAGGACAATTTTCCGGAGTAGTCGGGATGGATCTCGCCATGCAAAACTTGCAAGAACTACTCGGTCCAATTCGCCCATTCAGAGGGGAAGGGTACTTAACTCTTATCTCACCGAACGGTACATACGCCGCGAACGGAAAAGATCCCTCTCTGGTAGGGAAAGCCATTCCCGACAAAGAATGGTTAAAAGAAGTATCGGAAGGAATGGCCAAAGGAGTTCCTTTCTCTTTGAGATCCGGAGGAGAAGGGCACCATTTCTTTCCGTTTATATTAGGCAATTATGATAAATCGTGGGCAGTGGAAGTATCTATCCCTGATTCGATCTTTTGGTCGGACCTAAGAGGAGTGATCCTGCAGACAATCCTGTCCTCTCTTGTGATCATGGTATTGATCTTAGTGATCTTGAATTTGATCTTCAATCGATTGATCACGTCGGGCCTACTAGAAGCGATTGGCTTCTCGGAGAAGATAGCGGACGGAGATCTGACTGCTTCGGCGGAGATCCAAAGAGAAGATGAGATCGGTAAACTTTTGAAGTCTATGGATACGATGAAGGGAAACCTTTCCAAGATCATTTTGGATATCAAGACCTCTTCTACCAAACTCAATCAGACGTCGGATAAGATGGCGGAGTCCTCTCGGAATTTCTCGGATGTAGCACAGACCCAAGCCTCTGCTGCAGAAGAGTCGTCGGCAGCGGTGGAAGAATTGGCAGCTTCTGCAGACAATGTACGTCATTCTATGGAGAAGGCGATAGAGAACATGAAGGAGATCGACTCGAATGTGGTCTTGCTTCGCGAGCAGATTGGTACGATCAATAACGAGATGCAGACCCTTTCTAAGGTGGCGTCTGAATCGCAAGAGAGAGCGATCACAGGTGAGAATGCGATGGGCGCGACGAACCAAGCGATGGATGAGATAGGAGAGAGTGCAAGTCGTATCAACGAGATCCTGTCTATCATCACAGAGATCTCGGAGAAGACGAACCTACTCGCATTGAACGCAGCGATCGAGGCGGCGAGAGCAGGGGAAGCCGGCAAAGGCTTTGCGGTAGTAGCCGAAGAGATCGGTAAGCTTGCTTCTCAAACCTCCAGTTCCGTGCAGGAGATCGGTGAACTTGTGGATTCCACGAACAATGCAGTCCATAACGGAAACACGAAGGTGAAGGAAGCAAGTGAGATCCTTCGTAAACTAAGGACAAGTGTGGATTCTTTCGGATTATCTGCGAAGAAGGTCTTGGATTCGGTGAGCACCCAGGAGAAGAACACTCAGGACATCCACCAGTCCGCGACTTTCCTCATGAATTTCAGTTTGCAGATAGAAGAAGCAGTGCAGGAACAGAAGCGTGCTACGGATGAGATCACTAAGACCATTCTTTCCATTTCCGAAGGCACCCAGGAGGTTGCTTCCGGAGCGGATGATCTTACTTCTTATTCCGGGGAAATGCACGGTCAATCCGAAGGTCTCTTACGATCCGTGGATAAGTTCAAGCTATAG